The following proteins are encoded in a genomic region of Mycobacterium kiyosense:
- a CDS encoding membrane protein, with protein MLRFAACGAIGLGAALLTAALLLSAYTSSRIEKIPLNIDATLISEGNGTALDAASLSGDHVVVNQNVPLVSQQQVSVELPSNAQVVTLQVGSSVRRSDKQKDSGLLLAIVDTVTLNRKTAMAVSDDSHPGGSVQKPRGIGDESPPTSTPLTHRGLSYRFPIHTERKSYPYFDAIAQKTFDAEYEGEEDVNGLTAYRFTQTVGVNSEGNPVAPIPYPSLYSGEEDRKITTSAQMWGVPGEPGEQITMTRYYTAKRTFWVDPVSGTIVKQTDQAHHYYARDALKPEVTLADYKVTSTPDTVESQVNAARDERDRMALWSRVLPITLTAIGLIALIGGGVLASFSLRTESALTDPGLDRDDTDFLRRAGLEPPVPGAEAVTEKIPAQRPEPPDEPPPADSPTAESGDPGPTGPPAEPPTGPPERD; from the coding sequence ATGTTGCGCTTCGCCGCATGCGGCGCCATCGGACTCGGAGCCGCGCTGCTGACCGCCGCGCTACTGCTGTCGGCCTACACCAGCAGCAGAATCGAAAAGATCCCGCTGAACATCGACGCCACGCTGATCAGCGAGGGCAACGGGACCGCACTGGATGCGGCGTCGCTGTCCGGGGACCACGTGGTGGTCAACCAGAACGTGCCGCTGGTATCCCAGCAGCAAGTCAGTGTGGAGCTGCCGTCCAACGCCCAAGTAGTCACGCTGCAGGTCGGCTCCTCGGTGCGGCGCAGCGACAAACAGAAGGACAGCGGTTTGCTGCTGGCCATCGTCGACACCGTCACCCTCAACCGCAAGACGGCCATGGCGGTTTCCGACGACTCGCACCCGGGCGGGTCGGTGCAGAAGCCGCGCGGCATCGGCGACGAAAGCCCGCCGACGTCGACGCCGCTGACCCACCGCGGGTTGTCCTACCGCTTCCCGATCCACACCGAGCGCAAGTCCTACCCGTACTTCGACGCGATCGCGCAGAAGACGTTCGACGCCGAATACGAGGGTGAAGAAGACGTCAACGGGCTGACCGCATACCGGTTCACCCAAACCGTCGGGGTCAACTCCGAAGGCAACCCGGTGGCCCCCATCCCGTACCCGTCGCTGTACTCCGGCGAAGAAGACCGCAAGATCACCACCAGCGCCCAGATGTGGGGCGTGCCCGGTGAGCCCGGCGAGCAGATCACCATGACCCGCTACTACACGGCTAAGCGGACCTTCTGGGTGGACCCAGTATCCGGGACCATCGTCAAGCAAACCGACCAGGCCCACCACTACTACGCGCGCGACGCGCTCAAGCCCGAGGTGACGCTGGCCGACTACAAGGTGACCTCGACTCCGGACACGGTGGAATCGCAGGTCAACGCGGCCCGCGACGAGCGGGACCGGATGGCGCTATGGTCGCGCGTGCTGCCCATCACGCTCACCGCGATCGGATTGATCGCGCTGATCGGCGGCGGCGTGCTGGCGTCGTTCAGCCTGCGCACCGAAAGCGCGCTGACCGATCCCGGCCTGGACCGCGACGACACCGACTTCCTGCGCCGCGCCGGCCTGGAACCGCCGGTGCCCGGCGCCGAAGCCGTGACCGAGAAGATACCGGCGCAGCGACCCGAACCGCCCGACGAGCCACCGCCGGCGGATTCACCGACGGCCGAGTCGGGCGACCCGGGCCCCACCGGCCCGCCCGCTGAACCTCCGACGGGCCCACCCGAACGGGACTGA
- a CDS encoding acyltransferase, translating to MHRQTGTVTDGAQVGGTRSFLPAVEGLRACAAMGVVVTHVAFQTGHSSGVDGRLFGRFDLAVAVFFALSGFLLWRGHAAAARNLKPRPRTGHYLRSRVVRIMPAYLVAVVVILTLLPESDHASLTVWLANLTLTQIYVPLTLTGGLTQMWSLSVEVSFYLALPILAFGARRLPVGARAPVIAALGALSWVWGWLPLAVLGGGLEANPLNWPPAYFSWFAAGMLLAELVYSPIGWVHRLSRRRVAMAAIALAAYLVAASPLAGPAGLVPSSAAQFSVKTAMGALVAFALVAPLVLDRAGTPHRLLGSTLMVTLGRWSYGLFIWHLAALEMVFPVLGIFAFNGHMPVVLALTLVFGFALAAVSYALVESPCRGALRRWEKREHKAEPTDREADAIAP from the coding sequence ATGCACAGGCAGACTGGGACCGTGACCGACGGCGCGCAGGTGGGTGGCACCCGTAGCTTCCTGCCCGCCGTCGAGGGGTTGCGCGCCTGCGCGGCCATGGGCGTGGTGGTCACCCACGTGGCTTTTCAGACCGGGCATTCCAGCGGGGTGGACGGCCGGTTGTTCGGTCGCTTCGACCTGGCGGTGGCGGTGTTCTTCGCGTTGTCGGGTTTTCTGTTGTGGCGCGGACATGCGGCGGCCGCCCGCAACCTGAAGCCGCGGCCGCGTACCGGCCACTACCTGCGGTCGCGGGTGGTGCGCATCATGCCGGCGTATCTGGTGGCGGTGGTGGTGATTCTGACGTTGCTGCCGGAGTCCGACCACGCCAGCCTGACCGTGTGGTTGGCGAACCTGACGCTCACCCAGATCTATGTGCCGCTGACCCTGACCGGCGGGTTGACGCAGATGTGGAGCTTGTCGGTGGAGGTCAGCTTCTATTTGGCGCTGCCGATTCTCGCGTTCGGCGCCCGACGGCTGCCGGTGGGCGCGCGGGCGCCGGTGATCGCTGCGTTGGGTGCGCTGAGCTGGGTCTGGGGGTGGTTGCCGCTGGCGGTGCTGGGCGGCGGCCTGGAGGCCAACCCGCTGAACTGGCCGCCCGCCTATTTTTCCTGGTTCGCGGCGGGCATGTTGCTGGCCGAGTTGGTGTACAGCCCGATCGGCTGGGTGCATCGGCTGTCGAGGCGACGGGTGGCGATGGCCGCGATCGCGCTGGCCGCCTATCTGGTGGCGGCCTCCCCGCTGGCCGGTCCGGCTGGCCTGGTGCCCAGTAGCGCCGCGCAGTTTTCGGTGAAGACGGCGATGGGTGCGCTGGTGGCGTTCGCGCTGGTGGCTCCGTTGGTGCTGGACCGCGCGGGCACGCCGCACCGGTTGTTGGGCAGCACGCTGATGGTGACGTTGGGCCGGTGGTCCTACGGGCTGTTCATCTGGCACCTCGCCGCGCTGGAGATGGTGTTCCCGGTGCTGGGCATCTTCGCGTTCAACGGCCATATGCCCGTGGTGCTGGCGTTGACGCTGGTCTTCGGGTTCGCGCTGGCGGCGGTCAGCTACGCCCTGGTCGAGTCGCCGTGCCGGGGAGCGTTGCGGCGCTGGGAGAAACGCGAGCACAAAGCCGAGCCGACGGATCGGGAAGCCGACGCGATCGCGCCCTGA
- a CDS encoding protein phosphatase: MYALEYSALSDVGCERSDNQDRWGADADQYLFMVADGVGGSRDGALAAQTMVDKLPGYVAHHLPPEHRNEPEAADRLGRAVSELSDDLHGIAQTDSRYAGANSTLVAVVIAGSRALVAHLGDSRAYLRRAGQLTRLTRDHTLVQALVDANQVDAADTGRHKARNVVTKYMGMKPPARADASAVELSAGDRILLCSDGLHGVVREPELSQILEENPAPGYACAALIAAARDGGGPDNITALVINVAPA, translated from the coding sequence ATGTACGCCCTCGAGTACTCCGCACTCAGCGACGTCGGTTGCGAACGATCGGACAACCAGGACCGCTGGGGCGCCGACGCCGACCAGTACCTGTTCATGGTGGCCGACGGCGTGGGCGGCAGCCGCGACGGCGCCCTGGCCGCCCAGACGATGGTCGACAAGCTACCCGGCTACGTGGCCCACCACCTGCCCCCGGAGCACCGCAACGAACCGGAGGCCGCCGACCGACTGGGCCGCGCGGTCTCCGAACTCTCCGACGACCTGCACGGCATCGCGCAAACCGACAGCCGTTACGCGGGGGCGAACAGCACCCTGGTGGCGGTGGTCATCGCGGGCAGCCGCGCACTGGTCGCCCACCTCGGTGACAGCCGCGCCTACCTGCGGCGCGCAGGCCAGCTGACCCGGCTGACCCGCGACCACACCCTGGTCCAGGCGCTGGTCGACGCCAATCAGGTCGATGCCGCCGACACCGGGCGGCACAAGGCCCGCAACGTGGTGACCAAGTACATGGGGATGAAACCGCCGGCGCGGGCCGACGCCAGCGCGGTGGAACTGAGCGCCGGGGACCGGATCCTGCTGTGCAGCGACGGCCTGCACGGCGTGGTCCGGGAACCGGAGCTGTCCCAGATCCTCGAAGAGAATCCGGCTCCCGGCTACGCCTGCGCCGCCCTGATCGCGGCCGCGCGGGACGGCGGCGGGCCGGACAACATCACGGCGCTGGTGATCAACGTCGCCCCGGCGTAG